The Stenotrophomonas maltophilia sequence TCCACGACTCATCGCCTCTCACAAATCCGACGTTGAATGTGGCGTCACGCTGCCGATCTGCCGCCAGCCCCCCGACCGAACGAAAGTCGCTAGTCAAAGTCGACACAGCCACCGGCGTATCCGAGCCATTCAGGTAAAGACTGGCGCGCCAGTTGATCTGACTCAGCGGCAGCTTTGAAGCATTGATCAAGGTAGCTCTGATCGTCGGCTTGATACCAAAGAACCCGCTACTGAGGGTTAGCTCGGTGTCCCTGGCGATGACCTTGGCTAGTTCGTCCATCGTGGCAGCCTCAGCGGCGGCCTTGGCCTTCAAAGCTTCGATCTTTGATGGGTAGGATTGCTTGACCTGCTTGACCTCACCCCGAATCACCTGACGAACTGACGCATTGAGATAGGCCTGATGGAGCTTGGGCAAATTCATGTCCGACACGGCCCAATTGAACGCAGCCCGCTCGTGCTCACTCAGCCCCTTGCTGATCTGTTCAAGTCCGGAGTTGTATTCCTGCTTGGACCCACCAGTGACCAATGCCTTATCCGCTGCGCCACCGCAACCAGAAAGCGCAAGCACCATGGTTAGCGACAGCCCCACCAGCGCCGCCGCTCTCGATCTAGAACTCATCTGACTCACATCCGCCCCTGTTTGAGAGGCCTAAAGATATCTGGTTTTTAGATATCTGAGAACTAGATATAGCTTCAGAGGCCGCTCAAGCAAGGCGCGCCTGTGGCCAAGTCGATCCATCGCAAGGAGTACATCGCTCTGATCGAGGCTGTGCGCAGCGCCAGGATCTCGGCTGGCCTGACGCAGGCCCAAGTGTCTGAGCAGCTTGGCAGAAGCCAGTCCTTCATTAGTGATGTCGAACGCGGCAAACGTCGTTTGGATATTGTGGAACTGCGTGACATCGCCCAACTGTCTGGCCTGACACTGGCAAGCCTGGTCGCTGACTTTGAGAGCCGCCTCAAGGCTTTTCACGGCTAGCCGCGTTCCCGCCACCCGCTCGTCTTGGGACTATCCAAGCCCTCAGCTACTACCGCAACCTCAAGTGCAGCGCTCAGAATGTGCTCAGCCGAGGCATACCGTCGCGCTGGTAGTGCAAGGATTCAAGGAAAGGCCTTAGGTACATTCTGTCGGTCCAATTCTTCAATTGGCAGAGAGATCACGGGGTGCTGTGACCTTGCTAGATTGCCGCGAGTGGTGTCGACTGATCACCCATCGGGCAGTCGCTTGGACGTTCACTGGCAGGGAACCTGCAGATGCCAGTAGCGAGATGGCGTCCATCGCCGGCAACGACAACTTCACCCGCAAGTTGGCCAATGCAAAGCGAGGGCGCATTGAGTTCAATGTCTAGCAGCAGGGAACTATCGTTGGTGACCTCGATGTTAGCGGCTTTGATCGTAAGCGCCTTGCCTCATAGTACTCAGTGCATTTCAGTCTGATCTGGCCCATCGATAGCTGGTGATTGGGCATCTAGCCGTCCTTCAGCCTCCAAGTACTCTCGGATCGCGGCCAGATCATCGACACTTCCACTGCACATGAGCGCTAGAGCTGGGGCACCGTTGAACAATCTTGCGTTGTTGGGCCGACGGATCCAGCCATCAGCCTGTGTCCGGTTGGGAAATATTGTGTGTAGCGCTCGATAGATGCCCAGAACGTAGCTAATCCTTTCGAGAGCCTCCTGCTGGAGTCCCTCGACAACCCCTGTCTGTGCCAATGCGAGAACAACATCTTCGGGCTGGCCAAGAACTGCACCCTGCTCAACTATGCTCAGGGACCATGCGTTGGCGATCTGGCTGAACGATCGCAGGGCCGGCCCAGCAAGGGCAGAATCGATGCCGACAATACGCATGCTCATTCGCTCAGCCTGTGAAGTCACTGCGCACATGCTACCGCCAATTGGTTCGATCAATTGTCCACATTGAAAGGACAATGGGCCCCGATCGCTGGCTCTCATGAACGAACGGCCGTCCTGGCCGTGAAGAATGAAAACTCAATTAACGAGACTGCGTACCGCTAATGATGGAGAGGCCCCCCGTGTACTGGCCGCATGACTGATCTAACCGACTTCCCCGACGACACCCGCGTGTACTTCATCCGTTACATCGACGGTTACACCCAGCCACACAAGGGAACGGAGTCCACGTCTGTCAGGTGCTACTTGGCGCCCATTCCACATGGTTGGGGGTCAGATCCATCTAAACTTGATGATCGTCAGATCGCGCGTCTGTTCTCTGACAAGAATCCTGAGGGTTTCATCTGCACCATCTTCGCGGGGTCACTAGCAACCTACGTTGCAGGGCAATGCTTCATCCGCGGAGAGGATGGCAGGGGTGTCTATGCCGGAATGCTGACTCCGAAGCAGCGAAAGCTGGGCAATGCCTTGGCCTTCGGCGAGGAGTCCAGGCTGTACAAGGAGTACGAGGAAGACCACGAGAGCGGGCTATTCCCGTCCACCAAAGTTGGGGAGCGCTCCACGGGCGAGGCCGTTGTCGCACTTCCCCAATCCCAGTTGTACCTTCAGGAAGCACTGAATTTCGATTCCAGAATCCTGGTGGCCAGAGACACGAGGAGCCGAGACGAGCAACATCAGATTGAGTACATCATCCCCAGGACCGTGATCTTCCGGGCGTTCTACGCGTTCAATTCCACCATTGCAGACATCTTCACCGCCGGGCCGTGGAGTACCGTCAGGTCCAAGGCCATTTCCGAGCAGGAGTTCGCCGGACACGTTACCGGCATCGATGAGCAAGGCGGCTACTGGAAGATCGTACTTGCGTTGGGCATGACGTTGGATGATGGTCCAATGATGGCCCTCTTCCGGTTTGATCACTATGCAGAGACCCGGGCCAAGCGCATTCACGAGCCCATTCTGAGAGCCCAACTGGACGCTGCCACCTGGGGCGCCGAGGAGTCGCGTTGGTGCTCCAGTGCCGAGATCCCGTTGAACCCGTTCTTGGGACCATACAAAGGCACCGTATCTGGCTACTTCTTGAACCGCCGCAAGGACGGCGGGTTCGCCGGCAGGACTTTCCTGGTGACAGCGATTCACCAGATGTCCTTCTCAAAGCGACTCCCGGCAATCGCTACGATCCTGGTCAATGATGCCACCGAGGGTGAGAAGGTCATTCATACGGGAGGACCTAGGCCACACAACAATGGTAATAGGCCTCGATCGCCTCGTCCTAATGGCAAACCGACGGTAGACACGCATGAGGCTACCGAGCGGAAGCCAGGGTTTGATATGCCCTCCATCTCCTTCGCTTTCCATCCGAAGCCAAAGATCATCCGGCTCAAAAAGGATCAGAGCTTCAAGTACAGTTCCAAGCGAAAGAAGGACAATGAGGAGCCCACCACAGAGATTTCTGGCGGCCGAAAAGCCGGCAAGCAAGAGGATCTCAGCCACGCCCACAGTGCCCATGAGAAACGCGAGGCATCGGAGTTGCTGACTGAACTGATGGCGATTCTGAAAGTACTCAAGACGAAGGGGACCATTGCAGAGTACAGGGTCGTCGCCCCCGTTGACTCCGAGCAGCGCGTCCAAGTTGGCGCCTACCCTTGTTGGAACTTCCTGGGCGAGGACGAACGCAAGGAAGTCCGCATTGGAAAAGCTGGTTGGGGAACGCGATCTTGGATGTACCTTCAGAAGGCAGATTCACACTACAGAGCCCTCGCTCGCACAGCATTTGTAATCAGACTGTCGCTGCCCAATGGCCTTGCGGGCCTATGGATTGAGGTCGAGAGAAGAAGCAAGAGAGACAAGAGCAATGAGTCCATTGCGTCGGCGTTTGTCGTTTCAGACGATCTCGCTATCCGAGCAGAGACGCAGGCTGCACTCAGCATCATCCGATCGGTTCAGGGCGCCTCGCTAGCCAAGGCATTTGAAAGGAAAGGACGCGTCTGCTACACCCACCCTCACTACATGGAGAAGCCAGGTAGCGATAAGTGGAGCTTGGCGCCATTGGAGGCCTTCCTGAAATCGATAGGCAACGGTCAGGCCCAACCATAGCTTGGTCGCACCATGCACCATAGCCCCCCCTTCCGCTACGGCGTCTCCCCATCGATCGCGATCATTGCCACCGAACGCATCAGGTAGAGGAGAGCTTGCGTGACCGATGCGGCCATGGCCCCAATGAACCTGTTAGGCTTGATCGACTCGGAGGTCAGTTCAGGGTCAAATCTGCCCGTCGATTAGCGCTAGGCCGCTCCGGATCAAGCCCCAAGAAGGCGCCCGAAATCCTCTCAAATTATTGAATTTTCAATATTTTTCTCAAATCAGCCAAATTTTTTGGGCAGGCAAACGGCTCCTAACTGGGCCTAGGTCACAAATTGACACCCCGTTCCCGATGTCCGATACTGCCGGCACTCGGCTCGAGTGATGCATCGCTCGCCGAGACTGACTGTCAGTGCACCGAATCGATCGATGCTGCACTGATGGAACTTTTATGGCGCCCAAGGGCCGGAAGAGTGCTGCTAGGTTCTCTCGTCCGGACGACGTCATCGAAGGTTGGAACTTAGCTTATAAAAATGAACGTTGATGTTGGAAAGGCCGTTACTTACTATGGGTA is a genomic window containing:
- a CDS encoding helix-turn-helix domain-containing protein, with amino-acid sequence MAKSIHRKEYIALIEAVRSARISAGLTQAQVSEQLGRSQSFISDVERGKRRLDIVELRDIAQLSGLTLASLVADFESRLKAFHG
- a CDS encoding antitoxin Xre/MbcA/ParS toxin-binding domain-containing protein, which codes for MSMRIVGIDSALAGPALRSFSQIANAWSLSIVEQGAVLGQPEDVVLALAQTGVVEGLQQEALERISYVLGIYRALHTIFPNRTQADGWIRRPNNARLFNGAPALALMCSGSVDDLAAIREYLEAEGRLDAQSPAIDGPDQTEMH